The following coding sequences lie in one Alosa alosa isolate M-15738 ecotype Scorff River chromosome 21, AALO_Geno_1.1, whole genome shotgun sequence genomic window:
- the nkx1.2lb gene encoding NK1 transcription factor-related protein 1: MNKTQVGDTAIAPPASEVVAQTAVIVAVSPESMDNLSPKRVSANDLEREVLQGGRGDGSLRQDPAPAVAPTVHRTTSFSVLDILDPNKFTSKKPRTVIDFTLGAENRGDEESSHGSDQKTYTDYDTCKKSSSLSKDSYVYRSDDCEHDFIQGNHTDSEMQDELCSEESSSALMSNADGGLDPHEEDNATEKSPSPACTPNQQSSSNGQSNQVKPKRKRSGSDSKSGKPRRARTAFTYEQLVALENKFKSTRYLSVCERLNLALSLSLTETQVKIWFQNRRTKWKKQNPGADTSAPTGSGTNGQSNGLGGLSPLSPSPPMGGHLSMHTSYPGHAPGGLVCTTQLPFLPSHAVLSPFMLGSQTYGAPTFYTPHL; encoded by the exons ATGAACAAGACTCAGGTTGGAGACACAGCAATCGCTCCACCTGCGTCCGAAGTGGTCGCACAGACAGCGGTTATTGTGGCGGTATCTCCGGAGAGCATGGACAACCTCAGCCCGAAGCGAGTGTCTGCCAACGATTTAGAAAGAGAAGTGCTACAAGGTGGGAGAGGAGACGGTTCACTGCGACAAGATCCCGCGCCAGCCGTCGCACCAACGGTCCATCGGACGACTTCATTTTCAGTTTTGGACATTTTGGATCCGAATAAGTTTACAAGTAAAAAACCAAGAACAGTCATCGATTTCACCTTAGGGGCAGAGAACCGAGGGGACGAGGAATCGTCACATGGATCCGACCAGAAAACATACACAGACTACGATACTTGTAAAAAATCTTCATCATTATCaa AAGATAGCTATGTATACAGGTCTGACGACTGTGAACACGACTTCATCCAGGGGAACCACACAGACAGTGAGATGCAGGACGAGCTCTGTAGCGAGGAGAGTAGCAGCGCGCTTATGAGCAACGCGGACGGAGGATTAGATCCCCATGAAGAGGACAACGCGACAGAGAAAAGTCCGAGTCCTGCTTGCACACCAAATCAGCAGTCGTCATCAAACGGTCAAAGCAACCAGGTAAAACCTAAGAGAAAGCGCTCTGGTTCAGACTCCAAGTCGGGAAAGCCTCGGAGGGCTCGTACAGCATTTACCTACGAACAACTTGTTGCACTCGAGAACAAATTCAAGTCTACCAGGTACCTCTCCGTCTGTGAACGACTCAATTTGGCGTTGTCACTCAGCTTGACAGAGACACAAGTGAAAATCTGGTTTCAGAACCGGCGTACGAAGTGGAAAAAACAGAATCCTGGGGCAGATACGAGTGCCCCAACTGGCAGTGGCACGAACGGTCAGAGCAACGGATTGGGGGGCCTCAGCCCTCTGAGTCCGTCCCCTCCAATGGGCGGTCATCTGTCTATGCACACCAGCTACCCGGGCCATGCACCAGGGGGACTTGTCTGTACGACTCAATTACCGTTTCTGCCAAGTCATGCAGTTCTCTCACCTTTCATGTTAGGTTCACAGACATATGGAGCGCCCACATTTTACACTCCGCACTTATGA